A section of the Aythya fuligula isolate bAytFul2 chromosome 9, bAytFul2.pri, whole genome shotgun sequence genome encodes:
- the PSMD2 gene encoding 26S proteasome non-ATPase regulatory subunit 2, whose translation MLVERLGEKDTSLYRPALEELRRQIRSSTTSMTSVPKPLKFLRPHYGKLKEIYEGMAPGENKRFAADIISVLAMTMSGERECLKYRLVGSQEELASWGHEYVRHLAGEVAKEWQEIDEADKAQRDTLLTLVKEIVPYNMAHNAEHEACDLLMEIEQMDMLEKYIDDNAYSKVCLYLTSCVSYVPEPENSALLRCALGIFRKFSRYPEALRLALMLNDVELVEDIFTSCKDVVVQKQMAFMLGRHGVFLELNEDVEEYEDLTEIMSNVQLNSNFLALARELDIMEPKVPDDIYKTHLENNRFGGSGSQVDSARMNLASSFVNGFVNAAFGQDKLLTDDGNKWLYKNKDHGMLSAAASLGTILLWDVDGGLTQIDKYLYSSEDYIKSGALLACGIVNSGVRNECDPALALLSDYVLHNSNTMRIGAIFGLGLAYAGSNREDVLTLLLPVMGDSKSSMEVAGVTALACGMISVGSCNGDVTSTILQTIMEKSETELKDTYARWLPLGLGLNHLGKGEAIEAILAALEVVSEPFRSFANTLVDICAYAGSGNVLKVQQLLHICSEHFDSKEKEEDKDKKDKKEKEKKESSADMGAHQGVAVLGIALIAMGEEIGAEMALRTFGHLLRYGEPTLRRAVPLALALISVSNPRLNILDTLSKFSHDADPEVSYNSIFAMGMVGSGTNNARLAAMLRQLAQYHAKDPNNLFMVRLAQGLTHLGKGTLTLCPYHSDRQLMSQVAVAGLLTVLVSFLDVRNIILGKSHYVLYGLVAAMQPRMLVTFDEELRPLPVSVRVGQAVDVVGQAGKPKTITGFQTHTTPVLLAHGERAELATEEHVPVTPILEGFVILRKNPNYDV comes from the exons ATGCTGGTGGAGCGCCTCGGG GAGAAGGACACGTCCCTGTACCGCCCTGCCCTGGAGGAGCTGCGGCGGCAGATCcgctcctccaccacctccatgaCGTCCGTCCCCAAGCCCCTCAAGTTCCTGCGGCCGCACTACGGCAAGCTGAAGGAGATCTACGAGGGCATGGCGCCGGGCGAGAACAAG CGCTTCGCGGCAGACATCATTTCTGTGCTGGCCATGACCATGAGCGGGGAGCGCGAGTGCCTGAAGTACCGCCTGGTGGGctcccaggaggagctggcGTCGTGGGGGCACGAATACGTCAG GCACCTCGCGGGGGAGGTGGCCAAGGAGTGGCAGGAGATCGACGAGGCGGACAAGGCGCAGCGGGACACGCTCCTCACCCTGGTGAAGGAGATCGTGCCCTACAACATGGCTCACAACGCCGAGCACGAGGCCTGCGACCTGCTGATGGAGATCGAGCAGATGGACATGCTGGAGAAGTACATCGACGACAACGCCTACTCCAAAGTGTGCCTCTACCTCACCAG CTGCGTGAGCTACGTCCCGGAGCCCGAGAACTCTGCCCTCCTGCGCTGCGCCTTGGGCATCTTCCGCAAGTTCAGCCGCTACCCCGAAGCCCTGCGCCTGGCCCTGATGCTCAACGACGTGGAGCTGGTGGAGGACATCTTCACCTCCTGCAAGGACGT ggTTGTCCAGAAGCAGATGGCCTTCATGCTGGGCCGCCACGGGGTCTTCCTGGAGCTGAACGAGGACGTGGAGGAGTACGAGGACCTGACGGAGATCATGTCCAACGTGCAGCTCAACAGCAACTTCCTGGCCTTGGCCAGAGAG CTGGATATCATGGAGCCCAAGGTGCCGGATGATATTTATAAAACCCACCTGGAAAATAACC GGTTCGGGGGCAGCGGCTCCCAGGTGGACTCAGCCCGGATGAATTTGGCCTCCTCCTTCGTGAACGGCTTCGTGAACGCTGCCTTCGGACAAGACAAGCTGCTGACAGACGATGGCAATAAATGGTTGTACAAGAACAAGGACCACG GGATGCTGAGTGCCGCAGCCTCGCTGGGCACCATACTGCTGTGGGACGTGGACGGGGGGCTCACACAGATCGACAAGTACCTGTATTCCTCAGAGGATTACATCAAG TCGGGAGCCCTCCTGGCCTGTGGCATCGTCAACTCAGGGGTCAGGAACGAGTGCGACCCGGCCCTGGCCCTCCTGTCCGACTACGTCCTCCACAACAGCAACACCATGCGGATCGGGGCCATTTTCGG CCTGGGGCTGGCCTATGCGGGTTCCAACCGTGAGGACGTCCTCACCTTGCTGCTGCCCGTGATGGGAGACTCCAAGTCCAGCATGGAG gtgGCTGGCGTGACCGCCCTGGCCTGCGGGATGATATCCGTGGGCTCCTGCAACGGGGACGTCACCTCCACCATCCTCCAGACCATCATGGAGAAATCGGAGACGGAGCTGAAGGACACCTACGCCCGCTGGCTGCCGCTGGGCCTGGGCCTGAACCACCTGG GGAAAGGGGAGGCGATCGAGGCCATCCTGGCGGCGCTGGAGGTGGTGTCCGAGCCCTTCCGCAGCTTCGCCAACACCCTGGTGGACATCTGCGCCTACGCGG GCTCGGGGAACGTCCTGAaggtgcagcagctcctgcacatcTGCAGCGAGCACTTTGACTccaaggagaaggaggaggacaaggacaagaaggacaagaaagagaaggagaagaaagagagctCGGCCGACATGGGGGCGCACCAG GGCGTAGCGGTGTTGGGCATCGCGCTCATCGCCATGGGCGAGGAAATCGGCGCCGAGATGGCCCTGCGCACCTTCGGGCACCTG CTGCGGTACGGGGAGCCCACCCTGCGCCGGGCCGTGCCCCTGGCCCTGGCGCTCATCTCGGTGTCCAACCCCCGGCTCAACATCCTGgacaccctcagcaagttctCCCACGACGCTGACCCCGAGGTTTCCTACAACTCCATCTTTGCCATGGGCATGGTGGGCAGCG GTACCAACAACGCCCGGCTGGCTGCCATGCTGCGGCAGCTCGCCCAGTACCACGCCAAGGACCCCAACAACCTCTTCATGGTGCGGCTAGCCCAG GGCCTGACCCACCTGGGCAAGGGGACGCTCACGCTGTGCCCCTACCACAGCGACCGGCAGCTCATGAGCCAGGTGGCCGTGGCCGGGCTGCTGACCGTCCTCGTGTCCTTCCTGGACGTGCGCAACA TTATCCTGGGCAAATCCCACTACGTCCTCTACGGGCTCGTCGCTGCCATGCAGCCCCGCATGCTGGTCACCTTCGACGAGGAGCTGCGGCCCCTGCCCGTCTCGGTTCGGGTGGGACAG GCTGTGGACGTGGTGGGCCAGGCGGGCAAGCCCAAAACCATCACCGGCTTCCAGACCCACACCACCCCGGTGCTGCTGGCGCACGGCGAGCGGGCAGAGCTGGCCACGGAGGAGCACGTGCCCGTCACCCCCATCCTCGAGGGCTTCGTCATCCTGCGCAAGAACCCCAACTACGACGTttga
- the ECE2 gene encoding endothelin-converting enzyme 2 isoform X2, which yields MARMNVALQELGHAMPDYKRATLQEDEAPEPTGDGSASPDSVEVGFRKGPGPLLSRLASRSQLELALSAVAVTLALLLGAAVVALAVQYSRDPSRSTCLTDACVRVASKILEALDPATDPCQDFYQYSCGGWIRRNPLPTGRSKWSTFNSIWDQNQAIMKHLLENASFNSSSEAERKTQRYYLSCLKEQRIEELGAQPLVELIDKIGGWNVSGSWNQSGFMEVLKVVSGTYRATPFFTVYVGADSKSSNSNVIQVDQSGLFLPSRDYYLNRTANERVLAAYLDYMVELGTLLGGAKEPTRLQMQQVLDFETLLANITVPQAERRDDEKIYHKMSIAELQVLAPAIDWLDYLSYSLAPLELAETEPVVVYGDAYLQQVSDLINSTDKSVLNNYLIWNLVQKTASSLDQRFETAQERLLETLYGTRKSCTPRWQTCISNTDDTLGFALGSLFVKATFDRDSKAIAEEMISEIRTAFEGSLDQLDWMDETTRQAAKEKADAIYDMIGFPDFILDNKELDDVYDGYEVSEDSFFQNMLNFYNFSAKVMADQLRKPPNRDQWSMTPQTVNAYYLPTKNGIVFPAGILQAPFYARSHPKALNFGGIGVVMGHELTHAFDDQGGTRRFLPPASLCSFRSIRLAASTTRRATCGPGGRTPRWRPSRTGRRA from the exons ATGGCCAGGATGAACGTGGCCCTGCAGGAGCTCGGCCACGCC ATGCCCGACTACAAGCGTGCCACGCTGCAGGAGGATGAGGCACCGGAGCCCACGGGGGACGGCAGCGCCTCCCCCGACAGCGTGGAG GTGGGGTTTCggaaggggccggggccgctgcTGAGCCGCCTGGCGTCGCgcagccagctggagctggcactCAGCGCCGTCGCCGTcaccctggccctgctgctgggcgcCGCCGTGGTCGCGCTGGCCGTGCAGTACAGCAGAG acccctcccGCAGCACCTGCCTGACCGACGCCTGCGTGCGCGTGGCCAGCAAGATCCTGGAGGCTCTGGACCCGGCCACCGACCCGTGCCAGGACTTCTACCAGTACTCCTGCGGGGGCTGGATCAGGAGGAACCCGCTGCCCACCGGGCGCTCCAAGTGGAGCACCTTCAACAGCATCTGGGACCAGAACCAGGCCATCATGAAGCACCTCCTAG AAAACGCCAGCTTCAACTCGAGCAGCGAGGCGGAGAGGAAGACGCAGCGCTACTACCTGTCCTGCCTCAAGGAGCAGCGCATCGAGGAGCTGGGCGCACAGCCCCTGGTGGAGCTCATCGACAAG ATCGGCGGCTGGAACGTCAGCGGCTCGTGGAACCAGAGCGGCTTCATGGAGGTGCTGAAGGTGGTGTCGGGCACCTACCGGGCGACCCCCTTCTTCACCGTGTACGTGGGGGCCGACTCCAAGAGCTCCAACAGCAACGTCATCCAG GTGGACCAGTCGGggcttttcctcccctcccggGACTACTACCTGAACAGGACGGCCAACGAGCGG GTGCTGGCCGCCTACCTGGACTACATGGTGGAGCTGGGCACGCTGCTGGGGGGGGCCAAGGAGCCCACCCGGCTGCAGATGCAGCAGGTGCTGGACTTCGAGACCCTGCTGGCCAACATCACCGTGCCCCAAGCCGAGCGGCGGGACGACGAGAAGATCTACCACAAGATGAGCATCGCCGAGCTGCAG GTGCTCGCCCCCGCCATCGACTGGCTGGATTACCTCTCCTACTCCCTGGCCCCGCTGGAGCTGGCTGAGACGGAGCCCGTGGTGGTGTACGGGGACGCCTACCTCCAGCAGGTCTCCGACCTCATCAACAGCACCGACAAGAG CGTCCTGAACAACTACCTGATCTGGAACCTGGTGCAGAAAACCGCCTCCAGCCTGGACCAGCGCTTCGAGACGGCCCAGGAGAGGCTGCTGGAGACGCTCTACGGCACCAGGAAG TCCTGCACGCCCCGCTGGCAGACCTGCATCTCCAACACGGACGACACGCTGGGCTTCGCCCTGGGCTCCCTCTTCGTCAAAGCCACCTTCGACCGGGACAGCAAGGCCATC gCGGAGGAGATGATCAGCGAGATCCGGACGGCTTTCGAGGGGTCCCTGGACCAACTGGACTGGATGGATGAGACGACGCGGCAGGCGGCGAAAGAGAAG GCGGATGCCATCTACGACATGATCGGCTTCCCGGACTTCATCCTGGACAACAAGGAGCTGGATGATGTCTACGATGGG TACGAGGTGTCCGAGGACTCCTTCTTCCAGAACATGCTCAACTTCTACAACTTCTCCGCCAAGGTGATGGCCGACCAGCTGCGCAAGCCCCCCAACCGGGACCA GTGGAGCATGACCCCGCAGACCGTCAATGCCTACTACCTGCCCACCAAGAACGGCATCGTCTTCCCCGCTGGCATCCTGCAGGCTCCCTTCTACGCCCGCAGCCACCCCAA AGCCCTGAATTTCGGCGGCATCGGCGTGGTGATGGGGCACGAGCTGACCCACGCCTTCGACGACCAAG GTGGCACCCGCCGATTCCTCCCCCCGGCTTCTCTGTGCAGCTTTCGCTCCATCCGCTTG GCCGCGAGTACGACAAGGAGGGCAACCTGCGGCCCTGGTGGCAGAACTCCTCGCTGGAGGCCTTCAAGAACCGGACGGCGTGCATGA
- the LOC116492642 gene encoding mitochondrial ubiquitin ligase activator of nfkb 1-A-like, translating to MEPVTPVELLCLGSSLALSGLCYYLYRRKAAVAARVQEAPKLPVGEELPALVSAAPGSCLPYVALEGVVLPAKAALCSQYHGGMQGVIQKLLLKEHRLVWNSLARSWTESERVLSEQVYTVPFLLASPDAEVATQVSVESPLRAVRLPLETVYERFQQPAHGFRDLLGHYLSGEKPKGILETEEMLRVGAALTGIGELALHPDGSLHLQPPAREGEYFLCLGDWQAVLAELEAASGFWKGAAALCAALGLAVLLHAACRALRHARLKREPEEDKEPEGEEEPEAEGGLEDSCVVCLSRPRECVLLGCGHICCCFRCFQALPTRLCPICRGPIDRVVPLYQA from the exons ATGGAGCCGGTGACGCCCgtggagctgctgtgcctgggctCCAGCCTGGCGCTGTCGGGGCTGTGCTACTACCTGTACCGGAGGAAGGCCGCTGTGGCAGCGCGCGTGCAG gAGGCCCCCAAGCTGCCGGTGGGTGAGGAGTTACCGGCGCTGGTGTccgcagccccggggagctgccTGCCCTATGTGGCTCTGGAAG GCGTGGTGCTGCCCGCCAAGGCGGCGCTGTGCAGCCAGTACCACGGCGGGATGCAGGGCGTCatccagaagctgctgctcaAGGAGCACCGGCTGGTGTGGAACAGCTTGGCACGGAGCTG GACGGAGAGCGAGCGGGTGCTGTCGGAGCAGGTCTACACCGTCCCTTTCCTGCTGGCCTCGCCGGACGCCGAGGTGGCGACGCAGGTGAGCGTGGAGAGCCCGCTGCGAGCCGTCCGCCTGCCCCTGGAGACGGTGTACGAGCGCTTCCAGCAGCCGGCCCACGGCTTCCGCGACCTGCTGGGCCACTACCTGAGCGGGGAGAAGCCCAAAGGCATCCTGGAGACCGAGGAGATGCTGCGGGTGGGGGCGGCGCTGACGGGCATCGGGGAGCTGGCCCTGCACCCCGACGGCTCGCTGCACCTCCAGCCGCCGGCCCGCGAGGGCGAGTATTTCTTGTGCCTAGGGGACTGGCAGGCGGTGCTGGCCGAGCTGGAGGCGGCCAGCGGCTTCTGGAAGGGGGCGGCGGCGCTGTGCGCGGCGCTGGGGCTGGCCGTGCTCCTCCACGCCGCGTGCCGGGCCCTCCGCCACGCTCGCCTGAAGCGGGAGCCCGAGGAGGACAAGGAGCCCGAGGGCGAGGAGGAGCCCGAGGCCGAAGGGGGGCTGGAGGACTCGTGCGTGGTCTGCCTCAGCCGGCCCCGCGAGTGCGTCCTGCTGGGCTGCGgccacatctgctgctgcttccgCTGCTTCCAGGCCTTGCCCACCCGCCTCTGCCCCATCTGCCGGGGGCCCATCGACCGCGTGGTGCCCCTCTACCAGGCCTGA
- the ECE2 gene encoding endothelin-converting enzyme 2 isoform X1, giving the protein MARMNVALQELGHAMPDYKRATLQEDEAPEPTGDGSASPDSVEVGFRKGPGPLLSRLASRSQLELALSAVAVTLALLLGAAVVALAVQYSRDPSRSTCLTDACVRVASKILEALDPATDPCQDFYQYSCGGWIRRNPLPTGRSKWSTFNSIWDQNQAIMKHLLENASFNSSSEAERKTQRYYLSCLKEQRIEELGAQPLVELIDKIGGWNVSGSWNQSGFMEVLKVVSGTYRATPFFTVYVGADSKSSNSNVIQVDQSGLFLPSRDYYLNRTANERVLAAYLDYMVELGTLLGGAKEPTRLQMQQVLDFETLLANITVPQAERRDDEKIYHKMSIAELQVLAPAIDWLDYLSYSLAPLELAETEPVVVYGDAYLQQVSDLINSTDKSVLNNYLIWNLVQKTASSLDQRFETAQERLLETLYGTRKSCTPRWQTCISNTDDTLGFALGSLFVKATFDRDSKAIAEEMISEIRTAFEGSLDQLDWMDETTRQAAKEKADAIYDMIGFPDFILDNKELDDVYDGYEVSEDSFFQNMLNFYNFSAKVMADQLRKPPNRDQWSMTPQTVNAYYLPTKNGIVFPAGILQAPFYARSHPKALNFGGIGVVMGHELTHAFDDQGREYDKEGNLRPWWQNSSLEAFKNRTACMTEQYGRYTVHREKVNGRQTLGENIADNGGLKAAYNAYKSWLQKNGDEKRLPALGLTNHQLFFVGFAQVWCSVRTPESSHEGLVTDPHSPDKYRVIGTLSNSRDFVEHFGCPLGSPMNPGRHCEVW; this is encoded by the exons ATGGCCAGGATGAACGTGGCCCTGCAGGAGCTCGGCCACGCC ATGCCCGACTACAAGCGTGCCACGCTGCAGGAGGATGAGGCACCGGAGCCCACGGGGGACGGCAGCGCCTCCCCCGACAGCGTGGAG GTGGGGTTTCggaaggggccggggccgctgcTGAGCCGCCTGGCGTCGCgcagccagctggagctggcactCAGCGCCGTCGCCGTcaccctggccctgctgctgggcgcCGCCGTGGTCGCGCTGGCCGTGCAGTACAGCAGAG acccctcccGCAGCACCTGCCTGACCGACGCCTGCGTGCGCGTGGCCAGCAAGATCCTGGAGGCTCTGGACCCGGCCACCGACCCGTGCCAGGACTTCTACCAGTACTCCTGCGGGGGCTGGATCAGGAGGAACCCGCTGCCCACCGGGCGCTCCAAGTGGAGCACCTTCAACAGCATCTGGGACCAGAACCAGGCCATCATGAAGCACCTCCTAG AAAACGCCAGCTTCAACTCGAGCAGCGAGGCGGAGAGGAAGACGCAGCGCTACTACCTGTCCTGCCTCAAGGAGCAGCGCATCGAGGAGCTGGGCGCACAGCCCCTGGTGGAGCTCATCGACAAG ATCGGCGGCTGGAACGTCAGCGGCTCGTGGAACCAGAGCGGCTTCATGGAGGTGCTGAAGGTGGTGTCGGGCACCTACCGGGCGACCCCCTTCTTCACCGTGTACGTGGGGGCCGACTCCAAGAGCTCCAACAGCAACGTCATCCAG GTGGACCAGTCGGggcttttcctcccctcccggGACTACTACCTGAACAGGACGGCCAACGAGCGG GTGCTGGCCGCCTACCTGGACTACATGGTGGAGCTGGGCACGCTGCTGGGGGGGGCCAAGGAGCCCACCCGGCTGCAGATGCAGCAGGTGCTGGACTTCGAGACCCTGCTGGCCAACATCACCGTGCCCCAAGCCGAGCGGCGGGACGACGAGAAGATCTACCACAAGATGAGCATCGCCGAGCTGCAG GTGCTCGCCCCCGCCATCGACTGGCTGGATTACCTCTCCTACTCCCTGGCCCCGCTGGAGCTGGCTGAGACGGAGCCCGTGGTGGTGTACGGGGACGCCTACCTCCAGCAGGTCTCCGACCTCATCAACAGCACCGACAAGAG CGTCCTGAACAACTACCTGATCTGGAACCTGGTGCAGAAAACCGCCTCCAGCCTGGACCAGCGCTTCGAGACGGCCCAGGAGAGGCTGCTGGAGACGCTCTACGGCACCAGGAAG TCCTGCACGCCCCGCTGGCAGACCTGCATCTCCAACACGGACGACACGCTGGGCTTCGCCCTGGGCTCCCTCTTCGTCAAAGCCACCTTCGACCGGGACAGCAAGGCCATC gCGGAGGAGATGATCAGCGAGATCCGGACGGCTTTCGAGGGGTCCCTGGACCAACTGGACTGGATGGATGAGACGACGCGGCAGGCGGCGAAAGAGAAG GCGGATGCCATCTACGACATGATCGGCTTCCCGGACTTCATCCTGGACAACAAGGAGCTGGATGATGTCTACGATGGG TACGAGGTGTCCGAGGACTCCTTCTTCCAGAACATGCTCAACTTCTACAACTTCTCCGCCAAGGTGATGGCCGACCAGCTGCGCAAGCCCCCCAACCGGGACCA GTGGAGCATGACCCCGCAGACCGTCAATGCCTACTACCTGCCCACCAAGAACGGCATCGTCTTCCCCGCTGGCATCCTGCAGGCTCCCTTCTACGCCCGCAGCCACCCCAA AGCCCTGAATTTCGGCGGCATCGGCGTGGTGATGGGGCACGAGCTGACCCACGCCTTCGACGACCAAG GCCGCGAGTACGACAAGGAGGGCAACCTGCGGCCCTGGTGGCAGAACTCCTCGCTGGAGGCCTTCAAGAACCGGACGGCGTGCATGACGGAGCAGTACGGCCGCTACACCGTGCACCGCGAGAAGGTCAACGGCCGCCAGACGCTGGGCGAGAACATCGCCGACAACGGCGGGCTGAAGGCAGCCTACAAC GCGTACAAGTCGTGGCTGCAGAAGAACGGGGATGAGAAGCGCCTGCCGGCCCTGGGGCTCACCAACCACCAGCTTTTCTTCGTGGGTTTCGCCCAG GTGTGGTGCTCGGTGCGGACGCCCGAGAGCTCCCACGAGGGGCTGGTGACCGACCCGCACAGCCCCGACAAGTACCGGGTGATCGGCACCCTCAGCAACTCCCGGGACTTCGTGGAGCATTTCGGCTGCCCCCTGGGCTCCCCCATGAACCCCGGCCGGCACTGCGAGGTGTGGTAG
- the CAMK2N2 gene encoding LOW QUALITY PROTEIN: calcium/calmodulin-dependent protein kinase II inhibitor 2 (The sequence of the model RefSeq protein was modified relative to this genomic sequence to represent the inferred CDS: deleted 1 base in 1 codon) encodes MSQVLPYGEDKVVGRYGAEPEAGELPFSCRLQDTNAFFGGNQGKRPPKLGQIGRAKRVVIEDDRIDEVLKGMTEKSPSGV; translated from the exons ATGTCGCAGGTGCTGCCCTACGGCGAGGACAAGGTGGTGGGGCGCTACGGCGCCGAGCCCGAAGCCGGGGAGCTGCCCTTCAGCTGCCGCCTGCAGGACACCAACGCCTTCTTCGGGGGCAACCAGGGCAAGCGG CCCCCCAAGCTGGGACAGATCGGCCGCGCCAAAAGAg TGGTGATCGAGGATGACCGGATAGACGAGGTGCTCAAGGGCATGACGGAGAAGTCGCCGTCGGGGGTATAA